Proteins encoded together in one Marispirochaeta sp. window:
- a CDS encoding molybdenum cofactor guanylyltransferase → MPEIPAEIPVSALILAGGSSSRMGQDKARLKIGDTSLLQQIISRMADRFEEIIISVPASAEFRIPGVRTVCDIFPGAGPLGGIHAGLKATGGAVFVTACDMPFFDTALAAHVLSRTDAFDAVVPKNGGFTEPLFGVYLQSALPKMEEYLRSDNRSVNRFLSLVNTHYVPESEVRRFADPARVFFNVNTPRDYLHLLTEYP, encoded by the coding sequence ATGCCAGAAATTCCAGCAGAGATTCCTGTTTCCGCGCTTATCCTGGCCGGCGGTTCAAGCAGCCGCATGGGTCAGGACAAGGCCCGGCTCAAGATAGGAGATACAAGCCTGCTGCAACAGATCATCAGCCGCATGGCTGATAGATTTGAGGAGATTATCATCAGCGTTCCGGCCTCCGCGGAATTCCGGATACCCGGGGTCCGGACTGTCTGCGATATATTCCCCGGAGCCGGTCCATTGGGAGGTATCCATGCGGGTCTCAAGGCGACCGGGGGCGCTGTGTTCGTCACCGCCTGTGATATGCCCTTTTTCGATACGGCCCTGGCGGCTCATGTGTTGAGCCGTACAGATGCCTTTGATGCCGTTGTTCCAAAAAATGGGGGCTTTACCGAGCCCCTCTTTGGAGTCTACCTGCAATCGGCCCTGCCGAAGATGGAAGAATACCTTCGCTCAGACAACAGGTCGGTCAATAGATTCCTGAGCCTGGTGAACACCCATTATGTACCTGAATCCGAGGTACGGCGTTTTGCGGATCCGGCCAGGGTATTCTTTAATGTGAACACCCCCAGGGACTATCTGCATCTGCTCACAGAATACCCGTAA
- a CDS encoding GntR family transcriptional regulator, whose protein sequence is MDISEIERPKTKEELVYEQLKELILHSGIPVNTFLSQRTLAAKVDAAVITVRAALRQLENDGLVENIPHWGVRVPEETPATLEDRYRVRRLFEVEASREIVKRRSQIDPSDLLKIASQCDRIDLDPDGDLNAFGDLHYRLHREIVDLAGSPLMSRMYERINLKKLFFWNALRTWKDASTRHIGDHREFVEGLFSAPEEAVVKMLEQHINRGLEYELRMLNSQDTL, encoded by the coding sequence ATGGATATCAGCGAAATTGAACGTCCAAAAACAAAGGAAGAACTCGTCTATGAGCAGCTTAAAGAGCTGATTCTACATAGCGGTATTCCGGTAAATACCTTTCTTTCTCAGCGCACCCTTGCTGCCAAGGTCGACGCGGCGGTTATTACCGTCAGGGCCGCCCTGAGACAGCTGGAAAACGACGGGTTGGTGGAAAACATACCCCACTGGGGCGTCCGGGTGCCGGAGGAGACCCCCGCCACGCTGGAAGACCGATACCGTGTGCGGCGTCTTTTCGAGGTGGAAGCTTCCCGGGAAATCGTCAAGCGCAGATCACAGATTGATCCATCCGATCTGCTGAAGATTGCCTCCCAATGCGACAGGATAGATCTGGATCCTGACGGAGACCTCAACGCATTCGGTGATCTTCATTATCGTCTGCACAGGGAGATCGTCGATCTGGCAGGTTCTCCCCTTATGAGCCGGATGTACGAGCGCATCAATCTAAAAAAGCTCTTTTTCTGGAACGCCCTGCGTACATGGAAGGACGCTTCCACCCGCCACATCGGTGACCACCGGGAATTTGTGGAGGGCCTTTTTTCAGCGCCGGAAGAAGCGGTAGTAAAAATGCTGGAACAGCATATCAACAGGGGACTGGAGTACGAACTCAGAATGCTGAATTCCCAGGACACCTTGTAA
- the uxuA gene encoding mannonate dehydratase, with amino-acid sequence MEQTWRWYGPDDPVSLSDIRQAGATGIVTSLQDILIGDVWPLEALQERKRMIEWDDSLSPPRNRGLSWSVVESIPVHEDIKLGLPERERYIENYKQSIRNVGAIGVKTVCYNFMPVLDWTRTDLEFELEDGSLALRFDVDAFAAFDLFMLKRPGAASEYSEERQQAAWEYFEKMTQEQKEVLQRNIIAGLPGGQEGYSLAQFQERLNAYRNVDDAALRSNLAYFLQQIVPVAIESDVKLAIHPDDPPYPLFGLPRIVSTEDDLRQILSVYDTVYNGFTLCTGSYGVRADNDLVHIVEKYGSKLNFAHLRSTQREPDGSFFEAAHLQGNVDMFRVMRAILKEEKLRIALGRRDPHIPMRADHGHTILDDLDKKTNPGYSAIGLLRGMAELRGLELGLERSGVN; translated from the coding sequence ATGGAACAGACCTGGAGATGGTACGGACCGGATGATCCGGTAAGCCTGAGTGATATTCGCCAGGCCGGCGCGACAGGGATAGTGACGTCTCTGCAGGATATCCTCATCGGCGATGTGTGGCCCCTGGAGGCCCTGCAGGAGCGGAAACGGATGATAGAGTGGGATGACAGCCTCAGTCCCCCGCGAAACCGGGGTCTCAGCTGGTCGGTGGTGGAGAGCATTCCCGTCCACGAGGATATCAAGCTTGGACTTCCCGAGCGCGAAAGATACATCGAGAATTACAAGCAGAGTATTCGTAATGTGGGGGCGATCGGGGTGAAGACGGTCTGTTATAACTTTATGCCGGTGCTGGACTGGACCAGGACGGACCTTGAGTTTGAACTCGAAGACGGTTCCCTGGCCCTTCGCTTCGATGTGGATGCCTTTGCGGCTTTCGACCTGTTTATGCTTAAAAGGCCCGGTGCAGCGAGTGAGTACAGCGAAGAACGGCAGCAGGCGGCCTGGGAATACTTTGAAAAGATGACGCAGGAGCAGAAGGAGGTTCTGCAGCGTAATATCATCGCCGGTCTTCCCGGTGGACAGGAGGGGTACTCCCTGGCTCAGTTTCAGGAAAGGCTCAATGCCTACCGGAACGTGGACGATGCCGCCCTTCGCAGTAACCTGGCCTATTTTCTACAGCAAATAGTGCCGGTGGCCATAGAGTCGGATGTGAAGCTGGCGATCCATCCCGATGATCCCCCTTATCCCCTCTTCGGTCTGCCCCGCATTGTCAGCACGGAGGATGATTTACGTCAGATCCTGAGTGTGTACGACACTGTTTACAACGGTTTTACCCTCTGCACAGGATCCTACGGGGTACGCGCCGATAATGATCTGGTTCATATAGTGGAGAAGTACGGTTCAAAGCTCAATTTCGCCCACCTGCGCAGCACCCAGCGGGAGCCGGACGGGAGCTTCTTTGAGGCAGCCCATCTGCAGGGAAACGTGGATATGTTCCGGGTCATGCGGGCCATACTGAAAGAGGAAAAACTGCGCATCGCCCTGGGACGGCGGGATCCCCATATCCCCATGCGGGCCGATCACGGGCACACCATTCTCGATGACCTGGACAAGAAGACAAATCCCGGTTATTCCGCCATCGGGCTCTTACGGGGTATGGCGGAGCTGCGGGGACTGGAACTGGGGCTCGAACGCAGCGGGGTGAACTGA